The Micromonospora sp. NBC_00421 DNA window GTGCCGACGAAGAAGCAGTGGCTGGCCGAGTCGATCTACGGCTTCGTGCGGAACAACATCGCGATCGACATGATCGGGCACCGGGGGGTGCGGTTCGCGCCGTACTTCACCACGCTGTTCTGCTTCATCCTGCTGACCAACCTCTTCGCGATCGTGCCGTTCTTCCAGATCTCCCCGAACTCGCACATCGCCTTCCCGGCCTTCCTCGCCGTGATCAGCTACGTGATGTTCAACTACGTCGGCATCCGGCACCACGGCGTCGGCAAGTACTTCAAGCACGCGCTGATGCCGCCGGCACCCTGGTACATCCTGCCGCTGCTGGTCCCGATCGAGCTCTTCTCGACCTTCATCATCCGGCCGTTCTCGCTGGCCGTGCGTCTCTTCGCCAACATGTTCGCCGGCCACATGCTCCTGTTGGTCTTCACGCTCGGCGGCTTCGCGATGATCAGCGCCAACGCCTGGCTCGCGCCGGTCTCGG harbors:
- the atpB gene encoding F0F1 ATP synthase subunit A, which codes for MFGQANVLAAGQAAFPPSVEDFYLPSILPWGAHDSYWFTKVTAMVWIAVGILIIFFLATYRKPQLVPTKKQWLAESIYGFVRNNIAIDMIGHRGVRFAPYFTTLFCFILLTNLFAIVPFFQISPNSHIAFPAFLAVISYVMFNYVGIRHHGVGKYFKHALMPPAPWYILPLLVPIELFSTFIIRPFSLAVRLFANMFAGHMLLLVFTLGGFAMISANAWLAPVSVLSWVMTIALTFLEFLVICLQAYVFTVLTASYVQGALADEH